Genomic segment of Cydia fagiglandana chromosome 16, ilCydFagi1.1, whole genome shotgun sequence:
GAAGACCTTCAGTGTTTATCAAGTGTTGCAGGATTTTTATGGCCGAGGTGGCCAAGAAATTAATAGCATATGGATCACATAAGGTCATTGATAGGTCACCCAGTACTTGTTCCTGACCTTTCTTTATACTGTCTAAGAATCCTTGCAGTTCTCTGGACCTTTTAATGTCTACATTACGCTCCCTGATGCAAGCATCTAAACACCATGTGAATTTGTGACAAGGGTCAACAGAAATAATGTCCTGAATTTCCAAATCATGGAGAGCCATCAATAATTCAGCTCTCAGCGTACAATAATGTACATTCCTTGTCCTTAAAAATAGGGTGCGGAGAAATTGTAGAACCATGTCATATAATTTAACGCTATTGCCAATCATGTGGGCGAGTTTCTGCACAACCGCTCCTTGCCTTCTGACTTTCGGTGAAGGTGAAAAGAACAAATTGTTAAGATTCTCATGGTCAAATAATACATTCTCCTTTTCTCTGATATACTGACTTAATAATGGGGATACCTCATCACCAAATAGGGATTGGTTGTCCTGCCAAATTTGCCGTTTCACTTCAGTATCTGTGTCATTATACAGTTCTCTGTCCCTTACTAAAACTCTGAGGAACTTGTCGTCGATATGCGGTGTATTCTTTAGAATACTCATAATAACTGGTCGTAAAGCCTTCACTCGTACAACTGAAAAGCTTTTATTGAGCAATTCCTTGAGTTTTTTGTCATGTTCCCTGTTCTCTTTAGAGCCCAGTTCATTGATGTGCGATGTGAGTTTATCTCTCAGCTCTTCTAATACCGATGTATGAAAATCTAGTCTGCGGACGCCATGGAGATCGAGTAGGGGCAGCATTGGTCTCAATGAAGGCAACAGGATACCGTTTTCGAGTTGAAATTCTTCTATAGCTTTCAAGGGATCCGTGCAGCTCGTGAGTGCGTCTCGAAGGTAGGCTTGTCCGGGAACACCGACATCTTCTAAGCCAGTGCCTGGTAACTTACTCGATGAAGCCATTGTTGCACAGATAAAAACGTAAATTAACCACACAAAATTATAGAAATCGctaataaacaaacaaaaataacaCTACAAGTAGTAGCGTAGCATCATTTCTTAGCAAGTTGACATTTCCACCATACCATGTCAGATAAGACAACAGACATGCAACATGCATGCAACAGACAAtagaaatgtcactttaaaattaaaatcaggcTAGCCAACACGGCCAACACACAATGTGACAATGTTTGTCTAAGTAGATGAAATAACTGCTGAATTTTTACATGAAAATGGAAAGAAGTGCTTGAGCAGCTTGCTAGTTGTTTtgattttgacattgacagtcgGCACAAATGCCAATGCCAAGCACTGCGTTGTATTTACAATgttcaaataaaaatcaaatatttCATTGATTTATATTGTGACTTGAatctattaattattaatagttTCAGCATTCCGTCTTGAGTGTTGGATAAAATTCTAACCTATAGTAAAGGAATCCCTATTTGACTACGACGATGTCTGCAACCGTAACTTCGTCCGCATTTGCAGATCAATCAAAGCAGAAAACGTAATGTTTAATCTACTTTTTTTAAGCATTTATGCAGTATTATTCTTCGAATGTCTTTTTACTAACCCGAATTTATCTCTTTAGTTTGTTTTGCGGCGATGTGAATGGGAACTTCCTCAGTTTATTTTCCCGCGTCGAGACCATAGTAAAGAAGTCTGGCCCGTTTGATGTCTTACTATGCGTCGGAAATTTCTTTGGCGAAGACAATTCACAGTTGGATGCCTATAAAATGGGCTATAGGAAAGGTAATTTTATTCAGATAAATCATAGAAAAGAACTGAATTTTTGCACTACATTCAACGGGTTAGGTTTTGTAACACCTGATTGTTTTTAGTTCCAGTAACTACTTATGTTTTTGGGCCGAGCAATAGTGATCATTGTCAATACTACTGTGAAGAAGGATCTGAAATTGTTCCTAATGTGGTATATATGGGTAAGATATTAATTAAGTTATATACAAACTTGTCATTTATTGTCATACTTTAGAAATGTACAATCACAATCAGATATATTGAagtggccaaggtgctcacaaatatctgaacactcctctattgtcaaggcgttagagtgtgtgtacaaatatttttgagcaccctggccgctccAACATATtggatggcgactgtacacaccTTTTTGCCTATGCCTAGCTTGATTTTTAagaatttagattttattttacaatgtaATTAATCTCTTATATTTCCAACGGGATCAGGGGGGATCATTCTTATTggttaataatattaacaatTACTATTTCCAGGCAAAAGGGGTATCTTCACAACAAGCCAAGATATAAAAATAGCCTACTTAAGCGGGTTATCACGTAGAGAGCTCGGCAAAGACATGCCCATGTGTACATTTGAGCCCAGCGACTGCAGCGCAGTGAGAGATGCTTGTTTCCGGGGCCAGAGTGAGTATAGAGGCGTTGACATACTGATTACTACTCTGTGGCCTGCGGGGATACAGCAAGATGAAAATCAAAAGGTAATAACTTGCTTGACTCCATAGAGTCTTAATAGGGTTataaatttcttaaaaaaaaaaggctatattatattatataaatttcTACAACATAATAAGATTAGAGTAGAAGTATAAAATAAACCAATTAAAAGTAGAGCAAGATACCAAAGTAAACACTTTAGTACACTCAAAAATGAAGAGGAAATATCAAAATACAAGGAAAACCTAGGAAAGTATGTATATAATTTGGAAAAATACAACATAAATGACACAGTACAAAAATTCCACGACAAACTAACAATTGCAATCCAAAAGAGTCTACAGAACGCATGTAGTACAACTCAAGAGACTCCGGGACGCAACATCCTGTCAGACCGCACAAGGAACTTGATGAAACGGAAACAAGAACTACAAAAAACTGCAAACAAAACCAGAGCAATGAAAAACGAACTTAAAGCTTTGTACAAACTAACAAGCAAATATATTAAATCGGATTACCAGAATCATAGATCTACAACACTTGAGCAACACTTAAAACAAAAAGGCAGCCTAAAAAAAGGATACAAAGAACTGCAAACAAAAAGAACTTGGATTGACGGATTAAAGGTATCAAATGGAACCAAACATGGTCGCGGGGAAATATTAAACATTGCAACAGATTTCTACCGGACTTTATATGCAAATTGCGATACAAAAAAACAAGAAGAGTTTCACAATCAAGAAATAATTATCCAAGAAAACAAAACACCTATAACACCAATAGACTGTAAGGAAATTATAGAAACTACCTGTAAGCT
This window contains:
- the LOC134671970 gene encoding negative elongation factor B, with the translated sequence MASSSKLPGTGLEDVGVPGQAYLRDALTSCTDPLKAIEEFQLENGILLPSLRPMLPLLDLHGVRRLDFHTSVLEELRDKLTSHINELGSKENREHDKKLKELLNKSFSVVRVKALRPVIMSILKNTPHIDDKFLRVLVRDRELYNDTDTEVKRQIWQDNQSLFGDEVSPLLSQYIREKENVLFDHENLNNLFFSPSPKVRRQGAVVQKLAHMIGNSVKLYDMVLQFLRTLFLRTRNVHYCTLRAELLMALHDLEIQDIISVDPCHKFTWCLDACIRERNVDIKRSRELQGFLDSIKKGQEQVLGDLSMTLCDPYAINFLATSAIKILQHLINTEGLPRDNTILILLLRMLALGLSAWVMIDSQEFKEPKLDSQVVTKYLPALMSLMVDDQVRATHNKLPPDERESAITTIEHSGPPPDACEAYMRESSVCGVLAMYYTLHAAKLRDRGALLRILSILGSCKDGRAYEDPFLHALVALLIQLPDEFQGEDFSTVLFDEFFFAGLSKDNVTRHLLKLLWYIHPKLPETRIQTLMKALQPGTQHNESVHKLYETLQQKMTVQTEPVGPSTTEMEYLDSPLMSVPTPAPYHM